One Halorientalis litorea DNA segment encodes these proteins:
- a CDS encoding LolA family protein gives MNRDGQSSDRGVTWGYVTAALAVALLASVAVGMVVGAPALAPPSADDIVAGVEDRYDDAESYTGTVVVDGTYDNGTERVERSARVRVQYRAPGSYRAEVVAPESANGTVMATNGSVAWATRPAGTTLVRPLNETQQGWVERANVSAAVDHLRENVTVEKRGTATVDGEEAYVLDVSPRNESADASATVWVSTDDYRLLKMEGSGQHEGETGSVTVTFEAFEFGVSIHDSAFQPPSDRNVVVASLDRTTYESVAEAREESGAVVPTVDAPNHTVTTVAVATFDGDRTATVAYANDDSRLAVVASERDPLDRFDADTETVTVGDREASYATAGDTGVVFWRADGLTYAVAGDQPRDRLVELAGTLST, from the coding sequence ATGAACCGAGACGGGCAGTCATCGGACCGTGGCGTGACGTGGGGGTACGTCACGGCGGCCCTCGCTGTGGCCCTCCTCGCGAGCGTCGCCGTCGGGATGGTCGTCGGCGCGCCGGCACTCGCGCCGCCCTCCGCCGACGACATCGTGGCGGGCGTCGAGGACCGCTACGACGACGCCGAGAGTTACACCGGCACCGTCGTCGTGGACGGCACGTACGACAACGGCACCGAGCGCGTCGAACGCTCGGCGCGGGTCCGCGTCCAGTACCGTGCGCCCGGGAGTTACCGTGCCGAGGTAGTGGCCCCCGAGTCAGCCAACGGCACCGTCATGGCGACCAACGGGAGTGTCGCGTGGGCGACCCGTCCCGCCGGGACCACGCTCGTTCGACCGCTCAACGAGACACAACAGGGGTGGGTCGAACGGGCGAACGTCTCCGCCGCAGTCGACCACCTCCGAGAGAACGTCACGGTGGAGAAGCGTGGCACCGCGACCGTCGACGGCGAGGAGGCGTACGTCCTCGACGTGTCGCCCCGCAACGAGAGTGCCGACGCGAGCGCGACGGTGTGGGTGTCGACCGACGACTACCGACTCCTCAAGATGGAAGGGTCCGGCCAGCACGAGGGTGAGACGGGGAGCGTGACGGTCACGTTCGAGGCGTTCGAGTTCGGCGTGAGCATCCACGACAGTGCCTTCCAGCCGCCGAGTGACCGGAACGTGGTCGTCGCGTCGCTCGACCGCACGACGTACGAGTCCGTCGCCGAGGCACGCGAGGAGAGCGGGGCCGTCGTGCCGACAGTCGACGCGCCGAACCACACGGTCACGACTGTCGCCGTCGCCACGTTCGACGGTGACCGGACGGCCACGGTCGCCTACGCGAACGACGACAGTCGTCTCGCCGTGGTCGCGTCAGAGCGTGACCCCCTCGACCGGTTCGACGCCGACACGGAGACGGTGACGGTGGGCGACCGGGAGGCGTCGTACGCCACGGCCGGCGACACGGGCGTCGTGTTCTGGCGTGCCGACGGCCTGACCTACGCCGTCGCCGGCGACCAACCGCGTGACCGCCTAGTCGAACTGGCAGGCACCCTCTCGACGTAA
- the priS gene encoding DNA primase small subunit PriS produces MEERTRAYLRGRFGDYYRRADLTPPPDANEREWGYIPWTEGPGTTMVRHESLLDVGTIDSFLERERPRHVYFSAGRYDDPSASSMSEKGWRGSDLVFDLDADHLPSVELGEDSYAEMLAKCKDALLRLLDFLERDFGFEDLTVVFSGGRGYHVHVRDESVFELERDARREIVDYVRGIGLEFDALIDEEAVGGEAGRTSPAQKRTLSTEGGWSKRALDHIVSFTDELLAMDEDAAIERLREFENVGEGKATAALNAARTNRGQIRQGNIDVHSAFVQIAKILMADVVAADNAPIDEPVTTDTNRLIRLPGSLHGGSGLAVRRIDRDALADFDPLVDAVPDTFRGHDITVEVTEGGPVELDGDSFTLSEGNRTVPEHLGVFLMARGRAEKGPEA; encoded by the coding sequence ATGGAGGAGCGAACGCGGGCGTACCTCAGGGGCCGGTTCGGCGACTACTATCGCCGGGCGGACCTGACGCCACCGCCGGACGCGAACGAGCGCGAGTGGGGGTACATCCCGTGGACCGAGGGGCCCGGCACGACGATGGTCCGGCACGAGTCCCTGCTCGACGTGGGGACGATAGACTCCTTTCTCGAACGCGAACGGCCACGTCACGTCTACTTCTCGGCCGGTCGGTACGACGACCCGAGCGCGTCGAGCATGAGCGAGAAGGGGTGGCGTGGCTCGGACCTCGTCTTCGACCTCGACGCCGACCACCTCCCGTCGGTCGAACTCGGCGAGGACTCCTACGCCGAGATGCTGGCGAAGTGTAAGGACGCTCTCCTCCGCCTGCTCGATTTTCTGGAGCGTGACTTCGGGTTCGAGGACCTGACCGTCGTGTTCTCGGGCGGGCGGGGCTACCACGTCCACGTCCGCGACGAGAGTGTGTTCGAACTCGAACGCGACGCGCGCCGCGAAATCGTCGACTACGTGCGCGGCATCGGACTGGAGTTCGACGCGCTCATCGACGAGGAGGCGGTCGGCGGCGAGGCGGGCCGGACGAGTCCCGCCCAGAAGCGCACGCTCTCGACGGAGGGCGGGTGGAGCAAGCGCGCGCTGGACCACATCGTCTCGTTCACCGACGAACTGCTCGCGATGGACGAGGACGCGGCAATCGAGCGGTTGCGGGAGTTCGAGAACGTCGGCGAGGGGAAGGCCACCGCCGCACTGAACGCGGCCCGGACCAACCGCGGTCAAATACGGCAGGGGAACATCGACGTCCACTCGGCGTTCGTACAGATAGCGAAGATACTGATGGCGGACGTCGTCGCGGCCGACAACGCGCCAATCGACGAACCGGTGACGACGGACACGAACCGGCTCATCCGGCTTCCCGGGAGCCTCCACGGCGGGAGCGGGTTGGCAGTCAGACGCATCGACCGGGACGCGCTCGCGGACTTCGACCCGCTGGTCGACGCCGTGCCGGATACGTTCCGCGGTCACGACATCACTGTCGAAGTGACGGAGGGCGGCCCGGTCGAACTCGACGGCGATAGTTTTACACTGTCGGAGGGCAATCGTACCGTTCCAGAGCACCTCGGCGTGTTCCTGATGGCGAGAGGCCGCGCCGAGAAGGGTCCGGAGGCATGA
- a CDS encoding RtcB family protein, with protein MPDGHQGYGFPVGGVAGIDAENGCISPGAVGYDINCLPGDTDVRLSFERRADIESLRERFEDERAVVAGDRLTESDIRLFTESGTKPVYEVETETGERIEATADHPFRTPEGMVELSDLTPGDEVTVQPFRGIEDERPEEFTVVSEDEFDDANPQLVRVLKERDLLPLKSTDEAFNRLLKLVGYHVGDGSLGGEGQVWFYGEPEDLESIREDVQRVGFTPSKVYSREREHEIDGNEFERTEYSFKTTSKALRKLLIALGIPDGPKVSSGFTTPEYFDRLTNWQQALYFRAYFGAEMNEPSAQHDKNLYCPKVSQTRTAETEPAGREFFEDVRTLLADLGIETNELEVFETDSNADHETVRLRLGVKNDSENLVRFYSTVGYAYNHHKRREAVKAIQYLTTKERERERRAHVADRAEALADGGEDIDDIKSEFDINERFIERSVWSGRDTQPRPGADFPGFDEFRESVEVRDDLTVETEIASITEVGEKPVYDIGVAHAAHNFIAEGFVVSNCGVRMMRTNLTYDDVQGREEELVDALFEAVPSGLGGGGVVETDQPTVRAILERGMDWALEEGWAIEDDLAHCEDEGYRPEADASKVSKKAKDRGRNQVGSLGSGNHFLEVQRVTDVFRADVGEAFGLSEDQIVVLIHCGSRGLGHQVCTDYLRDIEQAHQGLLNQLPDKELAAAPAGSQLAEDYYGAMCAAINYAWVNRQLIMHRTREVFADVFDRSWESMDMHLLYDVAHNIAKKEVHTVEGGEERELFVHRKGATRAFPAGRPEVPDAYADVGQPIIIPGSMGAGSYVLRGGENSLAETFGSTAHGAGRLMSRTQAKNEFWGEDVQDDLREQDHVYVKAQSGATVAEEAPGVYKDVDEVVRVSDALGIGDRVARTFPVCNIKG; from the coding sequence ATGCCGGACGGCCACCAAGGGTACGGTTTCCCGGTCGGCGGCGTGGCCGGCATCGATGCCGAAAACGGCTGTATTTCGCCGGGAGCGGTCGGCTACGACATCAACTGCTTGCCGGGCGATACGGACGTGCGGTTGTCGTTCGAGCGGCGAGCGGACATCGAGTCGCTACGCGAACGGTTCGAGGACGAGCGAGCGGTCGTCGCGGGGGACCGACTGACCGAATCCGACATTCGGCTGTTCACTGAATCCGGAACGAAACCGGTGTACGAGGTGGAGACGGAGACTGGCGAACGAATCGAAGCGACTGCCGACCATCCGTTCCGGACTCCCGAGGGGATGGTCGAGTTGTCCGACCTCACGCCCGGCGACGAGGTGACAGTCCAGCCGTTCCGCGGCATCGAGGACGAACGCCCCGAAGAGTTCACCGTCGTCTCGGAGGACGAGTTCGACGACGCGAACCCGCAACTCGTTCGGGTATTGAAAGAGCGCGACCTGTTGCCGCTGAAATCGACCGATGAGGCGTTCAATCGACTGCTCAAACTCGTCGGCTACCACGTCGGGGACGGGTCACTCGGTGGCGAAGGGCAGGTCTGGTTCTACGGTGAACCGGAAGACCTCGAATCGATACGCGAGGACGTTCAGCGGGTCGGTTTCACGCCGTCGAAAGTGTATTCGCGAGAGCGAGAGCACGAGATCGACGGGAACGAGTTCGAGCGAACCGAGTACAGTTTCAAGACCACCTCGAAGGCACTCAGAAAGCTGCTGATAGCACTCGGTATCCCGGATGGACCGAAGGTATCGTCCGGATTCACGACGCCGGAGTACTTCGACCGGCTCACGAACTGGCAGCAGGCCCTCTACTTCCGTGCGTATTTCGGCGCGGAGATGAACGAACCGTCCGCACAGCACGACAAGAACCTCTACTGCCCGAAAGTGTCCCAGACGCGAACTGCCGAGACCGAACCCGCGGGGCGGGAGTTCTTCGAGGACGTGCGCACCCTGCTCGCTGACCTCGGCATCGAGACGAACGAACTGGAGGTATTCGAGACTGACTCGAACGCTGACCACGAGACGGTGCGGCTCCGTCTCGGCGTCAAGAACGATTCGGAGAACCTCGTCCGCTTCTACTCGACGGTGGGGTACGCGTACAACCACCACAAACGCCGCGAAGCTGTCAAAGCCATCCAGTACCTCACCACGAAAGAGCGCGAACGCGAGCGACGCGCCCACGTCGCCGACAGAGCGGAGGCACTCGCGGACGGCGGGGAAGACATCGACGATATCAAATCCGAGTTCGACATCAACGAACGGTTCATCGAACGAAGTGTCTGGAGCGGCCGCGACACGCAACCGCGTCCCGGTGCCGATTTCCCGGGCTTCGACGAGTTCCGCGAGTCCGTCGAGGTTCGAGACGACCTCACCGTCGAGACGGAGATCGCGTCGATCACCGAGGTCGGCGAGAAACCGGTGTACGACATCGGCGTGGCACACGCCGCGCACAACTTCATCGCGGAGGGGTTCGTCGTCTCGAACTGCGGCGTCAGGATGATGCGGACCAACCTGACCTACGACGACGTGCAGGGCCGGGAGGAGGAACTGGTCGACGCCCTGTTCGAGGCCGTCCCGTCGGGGCTGGGCGGCGGCGGCGTCGTCGAGACGGACCAGCCGACGGTCAGAGCCATCCTCGAACGCGGGATGGACTGGGCACTCGAGGAGGGGTGGGCAATCGAGGACGACCTCGCCCACTGCGAGGACGAGGGGTATCGGCCGGAGGCGGACGCGAGCAAGGTTTCGAAGAAGGCCAAAGACCGGGGGCGCAACCAAGTGGGGTCGCTCGGGTCCGGCAACCACTTCCTCGAAGTCCAGCGGGTCACCGACGTGTTCCGCGCGGACGTGGGCGAGGCGTTCGGCCTCTCCGAGGACCAAATCGTCGTCCTCATCCACTGCGGGTCGCGGGGACTGGGCCATCAGGTCTGCACGGACTACCTGCGAGACATCGAGCAGGCACATCAGGGGCTGTTGAACCAGTTGCCGGACAAGGAACTCGCCGCCGCGCCCGCCGGGTCACAACTCGCCGAGGACTACTACGGGGCGATGTGTGCGGCCATCAACTACGCGTGGGTCAACCGCCAACTCATCATGCACCGGACCCGCGAAGTGTTCGCGGACGTGTTCGACCGGTCGTGGGAATCGATGGACATGCACTTGCTGTACGACGTGGCCCACAACATCGCCAAGAAGGAGGTCCACACCGTGGAGGGTGGCGAAGAACGCGAACTGTTCGTCCACCGCAAGGGCGCGACGCGGGCGTTCCCGGCGGGACGACCCGAGGTGCCCGACGCCTACGCCGACGTGGGTCAACCCATCATCATCCCCGGGAGCATGGGGGCGGGGAGCTACGTCCTCCGAGGCGGCGAGAACTCGCTGGCGGAGACGTTCGGGTCGACGGCCCACGGTGCTGGGCGACTCATGTCCCGGACGCAGGCGAAAAACGAGTTCTGGGGTGAGGACGTGCAGGACGACTTGCGCGAACAGGACCACGTCTACGTGAAGGCGCAGTCGGGCGCGACGGTGGCAGAGGAGGCACCCGGCGTCTACAAGGACGTGGACGAGGTGGTTCGCGTCTCGGACGCACTGGGTATCGGCGACCGGGTGGCGCGGACGTTCCCCGTCTGTAACATCAAGGGCTGA
- a CDS encoding alpha/beta hydrolase: MPVTAHDVAAADGTRLCLWEQSADDPERAVLFVHGATYAIRSIFAPEGAPAHSWFGAVADAGAGTFGVDIRGYGDSERPPAMDAEDPEHLPSRAPAAATDVRAALDAVHERVDCPVHLVGTSWGTIVCGVLLTAADAPDVASVTFHAPMYEPDPAEYGGFEPDRAAPTRELTKERALERWNEQIPRSVPATLRDGDEDDDPVFEAFWAELLRSGQAGPGGDSVVAPNGTLADLAAATEGSLYDPSAIDVPTLVVRGTLDPTSTRADATALYDALDVPGDEAAYAEIEGGTHFVHIERRCRALYDTVRAFQTRVES, from the coding sequence ATGCCAGTCACAGCCCACGACGTAGCGGCGGCCGACGGAACGCGACTGTGCCTGTGGGAGCAGTCGGCCGACGACCCGGAGCGGGCCGTCCTGTTCGTCCACGGTGCGACCTACGCTATCCGGTCGATTTTCGCCCCCGAGGGCGCGCCGGCCCACTCGTGGTTCGGTGCCGTCGCCGACGCCGGGGCTGGCACCTTCGGCGTCGACATCCGCGGGTACGGCGACAGCGAGCGACCGCCGGCGATGGACGCCGAGGACCCGGAGCACCTCCCCTCCCGCGCACCGGCGGCCGCCACGGACGTGCGGGCGGCCCTCGACGCCGTCCACGAGCGTGTCGACTGCCCGGTCCATCTGGTCGGCACGTCGTGGGGGACCATCGTCTGTGGGGTGCTCTTGACCGCCGCGGACGCGCCCGACGTGGCGTCGGTGACGTTCCACGCGCCGATGTACGAACCGGACCCGGCGGAGTACGGCGGGTTCGAGCCGGACCGCGCCGCGCCGACCCGGGAACTCACGAAAGAGCGGGCCTTGGAACGCTGGAACGAACAGATTCCGCGGTCCGTGCCCGCCACTCTACGCGACGGTGACGAAGACGACGACCCGGTATTCGAGGCGTTCTGGGCGGAACTACTCCGGTCCGGGCAGGCGGGACCCGGAGGGGACAGCGTCGTCGCTCCAAACGGGACGTTGGCTGACCTCGCGGCGGCCACCGAGGGGTCGCTGTACGACCCGAGTGCCATCGACGTGCCGACACTCGTCGTCAGGGGGACACTCGACCCCACGTCGACACGGGCGGACGCGACGGCCCTGTACGACGCGTTGGACGTGCCGGGCGACGAGGCGGCTTACGCCGAAATCGAGGGTGGCACGCACTTCGTCCACATCGAGCGGCGGTGTCGGGCACTGTACGACACCGTGCGGGCGTTCCAGACACGCGTGGAGTCGTAG
- a CDS encoding ABC transporter ATP-binding protein, protein MPPAIETDSLHKAYGDATAVASLDLSIPSGEVYGFLGPNGAGKTTTMRMLTTLTRPTSGDAWVAGEHVSDRDAVVERIAYLPETPPVYEELTAREHLAYLADLRDLPPTDRERVDSLVERFGLADAAEDPIRTYSQGMRQKTALAGTVLQDPAVLFLDEPTSGLDPRAARTVQDLVAELAAEGRTVFLSSHVLSVVEELADTVGVLSDGRLVAEGAPAALTERAATGAERTLEDVFLDVTGGQTVDGVGSGG, encoded by the coding sequence ATGCCCCCAGCTATCGAGACGGACTCGTTACACAAGGCGTACGGCGACGCGACGGCAGTGGCGTCGCTCGACCTCTCGATTCCGTCGGGCGAGGTGTACGGCTTTCTCGGCCCGAACGGCGCGGGGAAGACGACGACGATGCGGATGCTGACGACGCTCACGCGGCCGACGAGCGGCGACGCGTGGGTGGCGGGCGAACACGTCTCGGACCGCGACGCCGTGGTCGAGCGAATCGCGTACCTGCCGGAGACGCCGCCCGTCTACGAGGAACTCACGGCACGGGAGCACCTCGCGTACCTCGCGGACCTCCGTGACCTGCCGCCCACAGACCGCGAGCGCGTCGACTCGCTGGTCGAACGGTTCGGCTTGGCCGACGCCGCGGAGGACCCGATTCGGACGTACTCGCAGGGGATGCGGCAGAAGACGGCACTCGCCGGAACGGTGTTGCAGGACCCGGCCGTCCTCTTTCTCGACGAACCGACCAGCGGACTCGACCCGCGCGCGGCCCGGACAGTGCAGGATTTAGTCGCCGAACTGGCCGCGGAGGGCCGGACCGTCTTCCTCTCCTCACACGTCCTGTCCGTCGTCGAGGAACTCGCCGACACCGTCGGCGTCCTCAGCGACGGACGACTCGTGGCCGAGGGGGCACCGGCGGCCCTGACCGAGCGTGCCGCGACTGGGGCGGAACGGACGCTCGAAGACGTGTTCCTCGACGTGACGGGCGGACAGACAGTCGACGGCGTCGGGTCAGGGGGCTGA
- a CDS encoding ABC transporter ATP-binding protein — MAARDKGDAAVTLNSVRRTYRRGEPVHALRDLSLSFPRGSYTAVMGPSGSGKSTLLNLVGCLDTPSAGTVRVDGRDVTTLTEPERAAVRGEDVGFVFQTFNLMPRLTAVENVALPLVFRSVPREDRLDRARTLLGRVGLGDRVDHRPAELSGGQRQRVAIARALVTDPAIVLADEPTGNIDTDTGEQIMALFSDLHAAGNTILLVTHERRIAEHAERIVHIRDGRVERTEELDGEVNPAADGGRDA; from the coding sequence ATGGCAGCACGCGACAAGGGTGACGCCGCGGTCACGCTCAACTCCGTCCGCCGGACCTACCGCCGCGGTGAACCCGTCCACGCGCTCCGGGACCTGTCGCTCTCGTTCCCGCGTGGCTCGTACACGGCCGTGATGGGGCCGAGCGGGTCGGGCAAGAGTACGCTGTTGAACCTCGTCGGCTGTCTCGACACTCCCTCGGCCGGGACGGTCCGCGTCGACGGCCGTGACGTGACGACGCTGACCGAACCCGAACGGGCGGCGGTTCGGGGTGAAGACGTCGGGTTCGTGTTCCAGACGTTCAACCTGATGCCGCGTCTCACTGCCGTCGAGAACGTCGCACTCCCCCTCGTCTTCCGCTCCGTCCCGCGCGAGGACCGCCTCGACCGGGCGCGCACGCTCCTCGGCCGGGTCGGACTGGGTGACCGCGTGGACCACCGACCCGCAGAACTCAGCGGCGGCCAACGGCAGCGCGTCGCCATCGCCCGGGCGTTGGTCACCGACCCCGCCATCGTCCTCGCGGACGAACCGACGGGCAACATCGACACCGACACCGGCGAGCAAATCATGGCGTTGTTCTCCGACCTCCACGCGGCCGGGAACACGATTCTCCTCGTCACGCACGAGCGCCGCATCGCCGAACACGCGGAGCGAATCGTCCACATCCGCGACGGCCGCGTCGAGCGAACCGAAGAACTCGATGGGGAGGTCAATCCGGCCGCCGATGGAGGGAGGGACGCCTGA
- a CDS encoding GNAT family N-acetyltransferase: protein MSATIERRVVDPGADTYVGDAWELKEEIRDREGVLRQRRGFFRDAYRRSTVYCYFESGPVDQEQLVGFAAVRRDGYVLFLAVHPDYRDEGFGERLIARVAEDHSTVSCHARTTNDPAIGFYEHIGFTIKRRIEGYYEDGGDAYYLKLGTGGGIRQRLQDLLG, encoded by the coding sequence GTGAGCGCCACAATCGAACGGCGCGTAGTCGACCCGGGTGCCGACACCTACGTCGGGGACGCGTGGGAGTTGAAGGAGGAAATCCGGGACCGTGAGGGCGTCCTCAGACAGCGGCGGGGCTTCTTCCGCGACGCCTACCGCCGGTCGACCGTCTACTGTTACTTCGAGAGCGGGCCGGTCGACCAGGAGCAACTCGTGGGTTTTGCCGCTGTCCGGCGTGACGGCTACGTTCTCTTTCTCGCCGTCCATCCCGACTACCGGGACGAGGGGTTCGGCGAGCGACTCATCGCGCGCGTCGCCGAGGACCACTCCACCGTGTCCTGTCACGCCCGCACTACAAACGACCCGGCGATCGGCTTCTACGAACACATCGGCTTCACCATCAAACGCCGCATCGAGGGCTACTACGAGGACGGCGGGGACGCCTACTACTTGAAACTCGGCACCGGCGGCGGCATCAGACAACGCCTGCAGGACCTCCTCGGGTAG
- a CDS encoding ABC transporter permease, protein MHLGESVRMSLRTIRSHKLRSALTTLGIVIGIAAVITFVTLGASVKAEVVGQFGDTPANRVFVVSTPADEGGPPSALAQPVFTENDVNNMADIEGVERVIPRGTVSTSALSHGDQTLARDQLVATRAALFDGAPFAAGGPFTDDDGGQLVVNQRAASLFAENLSVGDRVNASTRGGGSLNLTVVGVLGANASLNPLSGFGTQPRFYVSTAAYDTVVESPTLGVTQRVYPQVTVVAADPAETNAVKERVRTYLESDGADAPRLAPDSYEVSVETNDDIVDRIRTVVNRLTQFVTGIAVISLVVGAVGIANIMLVSVRERTRQIGIMKAVGARNRDILQLFLVESLLLGVLGAVLGVPLGVAGGFAAVTYADLPLTLAVEWFAAAVLVGMVVGILAGLYPAWSAARVDPIEALRYE, encoded by the coding sequence ATGCACCTCGGCGAGAGTGTCCGGATGAGCCTCCGGACGATTCGGAGCCACAAACTCCGCTCGGCGTTGACGACGCTCGGCATCGTCATCGGCATCGCCGCGGTCATCACGTTCGTCACGCTCGGAGCCAGCGTGAAGGCCGAAGTCGTCGGGCAGTTCGGCGACACGCCCGCGAACCGCGTGTTCGTCGTCTCGACGCCCGCCGACGAGGGTGGACCGCCGAGCGCGCTCGCACAGCCAGTGTTCACGGAGAACGACGTGAACAACATGGCCGATATCGAGGGCGTCGAGCGGGTCATCCCGCGGGGAACCGTCTCCACGTCGGCCCTATCTCACGGCGACCAGACGCTGGCGCGCGACCAGTTAGTGGCGACGCGGGCCGCACTCTTCGACGGCGCGCCATTCGCCGCCGGCGGCCCCTTCACCGACGACGACGGGGGCCAACTCGTCGTCAACCAGCGAGCGGCGAGCCTGTTCGCCGAGAACTTGAGCGTGGGCGACAGGGTGAACGCGAGCACGCGCGGCGGCGGGTCGCTGAACCTCACCGTCGTCGGCGTCCTCGGCGCGAACGCGAGCCTCAACCCACTCTCGGGCTTCGGCACGCAGCCGCGGTTCTACGTCTCGACGGCGGCTTACGACACCGTCGTCGAGAGCCCGACGCTCGGCGTCACACAGCGCGTCTACCCGCAGGTGACCGTCGTCGCGGCCGACCCGGCCGAGACGAACGCGGTCAAAGAGCGCGTCCGTACGTACCTCGAAAGCGACGGGGCAGACGCGCCCCGCCTCGCACCCGACTCCTACGAGGTGAGCGTCGAGACGAACGACGACATCGTCGACCGCATCCGAACCGTCGTGAACCGCCTCACACAGTTCGTCACCGGCATCGCCGTCATCTCGCTCGTCGTCGGGGCCGTCGGCATCGCCAACATCATGCTCGTCTCGGTCCGGGAACGGACTCGTCAAATCGGAATCATGAAAGCCGTCGGTGCGCGCAACCGCGATATCCTCCAGTTGTTCCTCGTCGAGTCGTTGCTGTTGGGTGTCCTCGGTGCCGTCCTCGGTGTGCCCCTCGGCGTCGCTGGCGGGTTCGCCGCCGTCACCTACGCGGACCTGCCGCTGACGCTGGCGGTGGAGTGGTTCGCCGCCGCCGTCCTCGTCGGGATGGTGGTTGGCATCCTCGCGGGCCTGTACCCAGCGTGGAGTGCCGCGCGGGTCGACCCCATTGAGGCACTCCGGTACGAGTGA
- a CDS encoding archease, producing the protein MSYTLRDHTADVAVEATGPTLDSVFGAVADGLTAAMCETVPDDGDRFTIDVRAESREALLFDYLGDLIYERDVRGILPADNEASVRHDGADWVCEASARGVPLDAVVAREVKAVTYSEMDLTETDDGWHAYVVFDV; encoded by the coding sequence GTGAGCTACACCCTCCGCGACCACACGGCGGACGTGGCCGTCGAAGCGACCGGGCCGACCCTCGATTCGGTGTTCGGTGCCGTCGCCGACGGCCTCACCGCGGCGATGTGCGAGACGGTCCCCGACGACGGTGACCGTTTCACAATCGACGTGCGGGCCGAGAGCCGCGAGGCACTGCTGTTCGACTACCTCGGCGACCTCATCTACGAGCGCGACGTACGCGGTATCCTCCCCGCCGACAACGAGGCGTCCGTCCGCCACGACGGGGCGGACTGGGTGTGCGAGGCGAGTGCCCGAGGGGTCCCGCTCGACGCGGTGGTCGCTCGCGAAGTGAAGGCCGTCACGTACTCCGAGATGGACCTCACGGAGACAGACGACGGCTGGCACGCGTACGTCGTCTTCGACGTGTAA
- a CDS encoding translation initiation factor eIF-2B, producing the protein MIDETVEEIEEMQTHSSSVVAVNAAKALRTLAENEYPTVEEFQRALERNSSALRRANPSHASLQKTQREIVGAVEAADAESVAAAVEALDAAIGRVVESVEAGKHRAAENAADIFEDGMTVLTHDYSSTVLEAIESAARDGAHLDVYVTEARPRYLGRKTARVLAGIDRVETRLLVDSAAGHFLPACDRVVIGMDCIVGDTLYNRVGTYPLAATAADTDVPVTVVGSSAKIIDGGGFAFENELRSPSEVMREPAEGFTVENPAYDATPTRLLDTVVTDEGTREF; encoded by the coding sequence ATGATAGACGAGACGGTCGAGGAGATCGAGGAGATGCAGACTCATTCCTCGTCGGTCGTGGCAGTGAACGCCGCGAAGGCCCTCCGAACCCTCGCCGAGAACGAGTACCCCACGGTCGAGGAGTTCCAGCGCGCCCTCGAACGCAACAGCAGCGCGCTCCGGCGGGCCAACCCCTCACACGCCTCCCTCCAGAAGACACAGCGGGAGATAGTCGGAGCCGTCGAGGCGGCGGACGCCGAGAGCGTGGCCGCGGCCGTCGAGGCACTCGACGCGGCGATAGGTCGCGTGGTCGAGTCAGTCGAAGCGGGCAAACACCGGGCAGCCGAGAACGCCGCGGATATCTTCGAGGACGGGATGACCGTCCTCACACACGACTACTCCTCGACGGTGCTGGAGGCAATCGAGTCGGCCGCCCGCGACGGTGCGCACCTCGACGTGTACGTAACGGAAGCGCGGCCCCGCTACCTCGGGCGGAAGACGGCGAGAGTCCTCGCGGGAATCGACCGCGTGGAGACGCGCCTGTTGGTCGACAGCGCGGCGGGGCACTTCCTCCCGGCGTGTGACCGCGTGGTCATCGGGATGGACTGCATCGTCGGCGACACGCTGTACAACCGCGTCGGCACCTATCCACTCGCGGCGACGGCCGCGGACACCGACGTTCCGGTGACCGTCGTCGGGTCCAGCGCGAAGATAATCGACGGTGGCGGGTTCGCGTTCGAGAACGAACTGCGCTCGCCCAGCGAGGTGATGCGGGAGCCGGCCGAGGGGTTCACCGTCGAGAACCCGGCGTACGACGCGACGCCGACCCGACTGCTCGATACTGTCGTCACCGACGAGGGCACCCGGGAGTTCTGA